The Bacillota bacterium LX-D region AGAGCGTCCATCACCTTTAACGGGATCTCGGCGGGCAGCAACATGGTATTGGACAGCGTAACTTATACGTTTGTTACCTCTTTGGGCAGTCCTGCGGCAAATACCGTTCAGGTGCTGATTCAGAGCAATCTCAGCAGTACCGTGAAAAAGCTGGCCGAAGCCATACGGGGTGTCCAGGAAGCGGCGAACATTGCCTACGGCAGCGGAACAAATCCGCATCCTACCTGTACGGGATACTGGACTAAACAGCGGTTTTCTGTGGGGGACATATCCATTGCCCCCGGAGAAAGTCTGTTCTTGTTGGAAAAGTCCGAGGATACCAACACTGTCCTGACGCTGACCTCCACCGCCGCATCAACCATCAATGCTTTCACCCGTATGCCGCACCTGCGGTATGTCTTGTCGGGGAATACCACCGGATCGGGTGGCACAAACAGCGTCAGAGGTCCTCTACACACGATCCTGCCCATCGGGAGCGTTGTAATCGGCGGTCAAGGTGACCCTCTTATCCCGGTGCCATATGACTGCCACCTAGTCACTATCTGCCGCCAATCAGATACCACCGAAAAGGAACTGGACATTTATATTTCAAACGACGAGCAGACATTTACTCGTATCTCAAGGAGCACGCCTATTGGTTCGGACAGCTCCGCAGAGGCCCAGCACGTTCAGATCGCCATGCGGCAAAGCCGTGTGCCTGCCGGTTACGGACTGTATATCCGCATCGGGAGCAATGGCACATCAGCATCTGCTTACTGCGACTTGAAGTTTACCTATCATCTATACCCAGCCGCACTTGCGGTTGATAATTAATTTGAACTGTGAGGTGCTTTTTATGAACCTGCATAAACTTATTCTGACTAACAATGCCTGCTACAAGGCAGGCCGGACCATTATCCCCAAAGGAATCATGGTTCACTCAACCGGAGCCAATAACCCGAATCTGAAACGTTACGTCGGACCAGATGACGGACTGCTGGGTAAAAACCAGTACGGCAACCATTGGAACCAGAACACACCGGACGGTCGGCAGGTCTGTGTCCATGCCTTTATCGGCAAGCTGGCGGATGGTTCCATTGCCACATATCAGACCCTGTCGTGGAATATGCGCGGCTGGCACTGTGGCAGCGGTTTTAAGGGTTCCGGCAACGACACGCATATATCATTTGAGATCTGTGAGGATAGCTTAACTGATGCGGCTTATTTTAATAAAGTATACACAGAGGCAGTCGAACTTTGCGTATATCTCTGCAAGCAGTATGGACTGACAGAAAAGGACATCATTTGCCATAGTGAGGGTTATAAGCTGGGGATTGCCAGCAACCACGGCGATGTAATGCACTGGTTTCCCAAGCACGGTAAATCGATGGATACTTTTCGTGCTGATGTAAAGGCTGGGCTGATGGCGACGGAAGCACCCGCTCCCGTAACATCGACTGCGCCGAAAAAATACTACCGTGTGCAGGTCGGTGCATATTCCGTCAAGGCAAACGCAGACGCTATGCTTGCAAAGCTTAAGGCGGCTGGCTTCACCGATGCCTTCATCAAATATAGCGAATAACACACATGATGATGCCGATTGAGGATTCTGTCCTTTAATCGGCATTATTTTTTTACTTATTTTTCGTCAAAACGGCTCTCTCACCTCCAGTGGGTAGTGAGAACAGAGATTCTCAGACTGGAGGAGAAATACATGGCTAATGTTACAGGTGCAATACCAGAAATCAATTATGAAAAGAAACCTGTTCCACAGGAACAATTGCAGCGTGAGGTTGATTATGTAAGAGCACAGCGGATACTCAATTCCATGCTTCAAAATGGACTTATATCCTTGTCGGAATTCAACAAGATAACCGAATTGAACCGCAAAACTTTCTCACCATTTTGGGCTGAGATTATGCCTTGAAATCGTTGATAATACCTGGTTTCAGAGGTAATATGACACACTGACCAAGGAGGTGATAATTTGAAAAAGGTAACGAAAATAGCTCAAAACACAACTGATTTAACTGAGCAGGCCAAGCTGCGTGTTGCGGCCTACTGCCGTGTTTCTACAGACAGCGATGAGCAGCTCGAAAGTCTGGACACTCAAATAAAGCACTACGAATCCTACATCAATGCAAATCCTGAATGGGAGTTCGCCGGAATTTATTATGACGAAGGTATCACCGGTACAAAAAAGGAAAAGCGGCCTGAGCTGCTCCGAATGATTGCTGACTGTGAAAACAGAAAAATCGACCTCATCGTAACGAAGTCTATCAGCAGGTTTGCCCGAAACACAACAGACTGCCTGGAACTGGTGAGGAAGCTGCTTGACCTTGGTGTTTTCATTTACTTCGAGAAAGAAAATATCAACACGGGGTCAATGGAAAGCGAACTCATGCTGTCAATCCTGTCTGGACTGGCCGAAAATGAGTCGTTCTCCATTGCTGAAAATAACAAATGGGCGATAAAGCGCAGATTTCAGAATGGCACCTATAAAATTTCCTATCCACCTTACGGCTACGACAATGTGGACGGAGAAATGGTTGTTAACAAGTCTCAGGCAAAAATTGTCCGTCTTATCTTTTCTGAGATTTTGGCCGGTAAAGGTACAAACAAAATTGCTGACGACCTAAACAGACGAAAGATACCGACTAAAAAAGGCGGTCGCTGGACTTCTACAACGATACTCGGGATGGTCGGTAACGAAAAATATACTGGCGATGTCATTTTTCAAAAGACTTATACTGACGAGCACTTCAACCGCCATAACAACCATGGTGAAAAAGATCAATATCTGATTCAGAATCATCACGAGGCGATTATCAGCCATGAGGAGTTTGAAGCCGCTCAGGATATTATCGAGCAGCGCGGCAAAGAAAAACGGCTGGAGAAGCAAAGTAAGAAATATCAAAACCGTTATCCCTTTTCAGGCAAAATAATCTGCGGTCAGTGCGGCGGAACCTTTAAAAGAAGGACTCATACGAGTGGCAAGCATCCATACGCATGGTGCTGCTTCACTCATATAACAGACATCAGGAAATGCTCAATGAAATACATTCCGGAGTGCGACTTTGAATATGCGTTTGTCACCATGATGAACAAGCTCATATTCGGGCATGAGATTGTCCTGAAGCCTTTACTCATCAGCCTGCGCGGAATGGATTCCGATGAAACCATGGAAAACATTCGCACGATTGACAAGAAGCTTGAAGAAAACGAAAAACAGCGGAATGTGCTTGTGGGTCTGATGACCAAAGGTTATCTTGAGCCTGCTGTTTACAATAAGAGCAACAATGAGCTGCTACAGGAGGCAGAACGGCTACGCCGTCAAAAGGAATCCATAACGCGATTCCTGAATAATGACTTTCAGAACCTAAGCGAGGTCAGCGCTCTGCTGCAGTATGCTTCCAAGGCATCGATGCTGACAAGCTTTGACGGTGAACTGTTTAACCGCTTTGTAGATCGGATTCATGTATATTCTCGGACTGAACTTGGCTTCGAGTTAAAATGCGGAATTACACTAAAAGAAAGGCTGGTGAGGTAAATGAGTCACACACCATTCGGCTACCAGATTGAGAATGGAAAAGCCGTAATTGATGAAAAAGAGGCAGAACAGATAAAAGTATTATTTCAATCTTATCTGAGCGGCGATTCATTGTCAACAGCCGCCAAGGAAGCTGGTATTAACGGCTTCCATTCTGGCATCGGCAGGATTCTCCGCAACAAACGATATCTCGGTGATGAGTTTTATCCGTCTATTATTGACAAAGATACTTTTAACACTGCCGAAGCAGAGCGAATTATACGGTCGGAAAGGCTCGGCCGTAATCGAAAGCCAAAGCAAAAAAAAGAGGCCGTCTATCCTATCACCTTCCGTATGAAGGAAGGTAAAGAGGAATTCGACGACCCATTCGCGCAGGCGGAATACGCATACAGTTTAATTGAAACGGAGGTGAACAAGAATGGCAGCAAGTAAAAGCGTCACTGTGATTCCGGCAAGGAAGCACGCGCTCAAAAGCCAAGACGAAGAAAAGCCAAAGCTCCGCGTTGCCGCATACTGCCGTGTATCCACGGATAGCGACGAGCAGGCCACCAGTTATGAAACACAGATTGAACATTACACCGCCTACATACAAGGGCACCCAGACTGGGTTCTGGCAGGTATTTTCGCGGATGACGGCATCTCGGGTACCAACACCAAGAAGCGTGAAGAGTTCAACCGTATGATAGACGAGTGCATGGCCGGCAACATCGAAATGATTATCACAAAGTCCATCAGCCGATTTGCCAGAAACACGCTGGACTGCCTGAAATATATCCGCCAGCTGAAGGACAAAAACATTCCGGTCTATTTTGAAAAAGAAAATATCAACACCATGGATTCCAAGGGCGAGGTTATGCTCACGATTATGGCGTCCCTCGCTCAGCAGGAAAGCCAGTCCTTAAGTCAGAACGTGAAGCTGGGCCTGCAATATCGCTACCAGCAGGGCGAAATCCAAGTCAACTGCGCACGATTCCTCGGATATACCAAGGATGAGAATAAGCGGCTGGTGGTTGTGCCGGAAGAGGCTGAAATCGTAAAACGCATCTACCGGGAATACCTTGAAGGTGCCAGTATGCTAAAGATTGTCCGTGGGTTAGAAGCCGACGGTATTTTGAACGGAGCAGGCAATGAACGCTGGCATACCAGCAACATTAACAACATTCTGCGGAATGAAAAGTACACCGGTGATGCTCTTCTGCAGAAAACCTACACAGTCGATTTTCTTACAAAAAAGCGGGTCAAGAACAACGGCATCGTTCCGCAGTACTATGTAGAAAACAGCCATGAAGCCATCATCCCGCGTGAAGTTTTCATGCAGGTGCAGGAGGAGCTTATCCGCCGCCGGATTGTCCACACCAGCCCGAGCGGAAAGAAAAGGACCTTCAGCAGCAATCACGCTTTTTCTCAGATAGTTATCTGCGGCAAATGTGGCGAGGTTTTTCGCAGGGTGCATTGGAACAACCGAGGCAAAAAATCTATCGTCTGGCGCTGTGCCAGCAGACTTGAGAACACCGGTCTTTTCTGCGATGCACGCACGGCATCGGAAAGCCAAATCGAGCAGGTTATAGTCAAAGCCATAAACCAGACTCTTTGCGACAAGGACAGTTTTCTCACTACTCTGCGGGACAACATTGCTGCTGTGATAAGCCGTGAAAGCGACAAGGCTATGGCGGATATCGATAAGCGGCTGGAAGAACTGCAAACGGAGCTTCTGAAGCTGGCCACCTCCAATGCGGATTATGAGAAAGTCGGTGACGAA contains the following coding sequences:
- a CDS encoding N-acetylmuramoyl-L-alanine amidase, whose translation is MNLHKLILTNNACYKAGRTIIPKGIMVHSTGANNPNLKRYVGPDDGLLGKNQYGNHWNQNTPDGRQVCVHAFIGKLADGSIATYQTLSWNMRGWHCGSGFKGSGNDTHISFEICEDSLTDAAYFNKVYTEAVELCVYLCKQYGLTEKDIICHSEGYKLGIASNHGDVMHWFPKHGKSMDTFRADVKAGLMATEAPAPVTSTAPKKYYRVQVGAYSVKANADAMLAKLKAAGFTDAFIKYSE
- a CDS encoding recombinase family protein, with the translated sequence MKKVTKIAQNTTDLTEQAKLRVAAYCRVSTDSDEQLESLDTQIKHYESYINANPEWEFAGIYYDEGITGTKKEKRPELLRMIADCENRKIDLIVTKSISRFARNTTDCLELVRKLLDLGVFIYFEKENINTGSMESELMLSILSGLAENESFSIAENNKWAIKRRFQNGTYKISYPPYGYDNVDGEMVVNKSQAKIVRLIFSEILAGKGTNKIADDLNRRKIPTKKGGRWTSTTILGMVGNEKYTGDVIFQKTYTDEHFNRHNNHGEKDQYLIQNHHEAIISHEEFEAAQDIIEQRGKEKRLEKQSKKYQNRYPFSGKIICGQCGGTFKRRTHTSGKHPYAWCCFTHITDIRKCSMKYIPECDFEYAFVTMMNKLIFGHEIVLKPLLISLRGMDSDETMENIRTIDKKLEENEKQRNVLVGLMTKGYLEPAVYNKSNNELLQEAERLRRQKESITRFLNNDFQNLSEVSALLQYASKASMLTSFDGELFNRFVDRIHVYSRTELGFELKCGITLKERLVR
- a CDS encoding recombinase, encoding MSHTPFGYQIENGKAVIDEKEAEQIKVLFQSYLSGDSLSTAAKEAGINGFHSGIGRILRNKRYLGDEFYPSIIDKDTFNTAEAERIIRSERLGRNRKPKQKKEAVYPITFRMKEGKEEFDDPFAQAEYAYSLIETEVNKNGSK
- a CDS encoding recombinase family protein, translated to MAASKSVTVIPARKHALKSQDEEKPKLRVAAYCRVSTDSDEQATSYETQIEHYTAYIQGHPDWVLAGIFADDGISGTNTKKREEFNRMIDECMAGNIEMIITKSISRFARNTLDCLKYIRQLKDKNIPVYFEKENINTMDSKGEVMLTIMASLAQQESQSLSQNVKLGLQYRYQQGEIQVNCARFLGYTKDENKRLVVVPEEAEIVKRIYREYLEGASMLKIVRGLEADGILNGAGNERWHTSNINNILRNEKYTGDALLQKTYTVDFLTKKRVKNNGIVPQYYVENSHEAIIPREVFMQVQEELIRRRIVHTSPSGKKRTFSSNHAFSQIVICGKCGEVFRRVHWNNRGKKSIVWRCASRLENTGLFCDARTASESQIEQVIVKAINQTLCDKDSFLTTLRDNIAAVISRESDKAMADIDKRLEELQTELLKLATSNADYEKVGDEIHRLRDQKQKLLLENANRDELKKRMADMSTFLKKQSTALAEYDEQLVRRLIEKITVYEDKFTVGFKSGVTVDVEE